In Spinacia oleracea cultivar Varoflay chromosome 5, BTI_SOV_V1, whole genome shotgun sequence, a single window of DNA contains:
- the LOC130461455 gene encoding uncharacterized protein: protein MVYPQQNYNNGVSVQQFQSSGRVSGVVATNLFPSGQTEIRMSVGGIRMTPEGGDVLLSQDRCGISMSQNISGGPIAQNLSGLHMSQNINGVQMSQNLSGVQISQMSQMSQNAGSIRYFTSNSSNIGGNYQEVGTHCMPANHNQHRHSFQVVNETSHGDHRSYQPTIKHLLQSNPGFLVNEGGCGTHSIHGASGNPVFTQDLLGCHDLTKN, encoded by the exons ATGGTATACCCTCAGCAGAACTACAACAATGGGGTATCTGTTCAAcagtttcag TCATCTGGAAGAGTAAGTGGAGTTGTTGCCACAAATTTGTTTCCCTCAGGACAGACAGAAATTCGCATGTCTGTGGGTGGGATTCGTATGACCCCGGAGGGTGGTGACGTACTTTTGTCCCAAGACCGTTGTGGTATATCAATGTCACAAAACATATCTGGTGGTCCAATTGCCCAAAACCTATCCGGTTTACACATGTCCCAGAACATTAATGGTGTGCAAATGTCGCAAAACTTGAGTGGAGTGCAAATATCTCAGATGTCGCAAATGTCCCAGAATGCTGGTTCCATTCGTTACTTCACCAGTAACAGCAGCAACATAGGTGGAAATTATCAAGAGGTCGGGACTCATTGTATGCCTGCAAATCATAACCAGCACCGGCATAGTTTCCAGGTTGTGAACGAAACCTCCCATGGGGATCACCGTAGTTATCAACCAACTATTAAACACTTGTTGCAGTCCAATCCGGGTTTTTTAGTCAATGAGGGTGGGTGTGGAACGCATTCTATACATGGCGCCAGTGGTAATCCAGTATTCACTCAAGACCTGCTCGGTTGTCATGACCTTACGAAGAATTAG
- the LOC130461456 gene encoding protein FAR-RED IMPAIRED RESPONSE 1-like — MGGNKSGVKDSETGKSNSLRTYVWRCECHGRPKYQRMVNGRVVTCAEEPILKRKTKKCSCPVMLYGAWTKENLWVVKSVVTEHLNHIPTPSKSNHISMFRVRKITQTILKHIENDHDSGAPVAQIFNNLAGRRNGVENIGFTKKDVHNILNRRMRLRLRDGDAVAMINYLDKMTKDNQKNFYLHRLDKTGKLQDVMWVDARSRAAYEYFGDVVCFDSTYLTNKYELPFSNFVGVNHHGQTILLGCALVSHETAETFVWLFRAWLSCMGGKAPAAIMTDQDAAMRKAIRIAMPMPKTRHRWCMWHIMQKFSRKLGSMTDFPQIKVALQNVIYNSLTPVEFEEGWAEVVETFKLKEAKESYKWLVGLYNQRWIPAYVKHIFWAGMQTTQRVESINSFFDGYLKKNTRLYQFAPRYCKAMEIRANDEKAADVNCCRFTRSLVGEFAVERKFQKLYTDAKFVEVQIQCMRVCYVTPITSKVVSDVEVEHTVSDKVWVWSKFLRKEISLAGRKRIYVVMFNKETSFAKCDCKHFECHGIMCRHIIKVLDVEDVENMPAGYIVDRWRKDIQRKHTLVKVAYHDPEKTEEVKRYDRIMNAVEPAALRGSLSEQKLDLVIEGIMNIVLRLDESDALSAVGDNEAGALTSGGNRMAIVGPTTPGSVNKPPNSVGDDTTTLTPPIMVKDPVPRGGLKAHRTREKRFLQPGENKNPARKQVRKNKSVVPQDFPETSNCQNTCLPQHNYVQPPNTFHPGWGSHDQYVSESHTLQIKLKQILM; from the exons ATGGGAGGGAATAAGAGCGGGGTGAAAGACAGTGAAACGGGCAAATCGAATTCCCTGAGGACCTATGTTTGGAGGTGTGAGTGTCATGGAAGGCCAAAATACCAGCGGATGGTGAATGGCAGGGTAGTTACCTGCGCAGAGGAACCAATTCTTAAGAGGAAGACGAAGAAGTGTAGTTGCCCTGTTATGCTATATGGGGCTTGGACCAAAGAGAATTTATGGGTTGTGAAGAGTGTTGTTACTGAACATTTGAACCACATTCCCACTCCTTCCAAGTCCAACCATATTTCCATGTTCCGAGTCAGGAAAATAACTCAGACAATCCTGAAACATATTGAAAATGATCACGATTCAGGTGCACCTGTGGCTCAGATTTTCAATAACTTAGCGGGAAGAAGGAATGGTGTAGAGAATATTGGTTTTACGAAAAAAGACGTGCATAATATTTTGAATAGGAGGATGCGATTGAGGCTACGAGATGGGGATGCTGTTGCAATGATAAATTATTTAGATAAAATGACAAAGGATAATCAAAAAAATTTCTATCTCCACCGGCTTGATAAAACAGGGAAGTTGCAGGATGTAATGTGGGTTGATGCTCGTAGCAGAGCCGCGTATGAGTATTTTGGGGATGTGGTTTGTTTTGACTCCACGTACTTGACAAACAAGTATGAGTTGCCATTTTCGAACTTTGTTGGGGTGAATCACCATGGGCAAACAATTTTGCTTGGATGTGCATTAGTGTCTCATGAAACCGCGGAAACGTTCGTTTGGCTCTTTAGGGCATGGTTGTCTTGTATGGGGGGTAAAGCTCCCGCTGCTATTATGACCGACCAGGATGCGGCTATGAGGAAGGCAATTAGAATAGCAATGCCAATGCCTAAAACCAGACATCGTTGGTGTATGTGGCATATTATGCAGAAGTTTAGCCGAAAATTGGGTTCGATGACTGATTTTCCCCAAATAAAAGTTGCCCTACAGAATGTCATATACAACAGTTTGACCCCTGTTGAATTCGAAGAAGGTTGGGCTGAAGTGGTGGAAACTTTCAAGCTGAAGGAGGCTAAGGAAAGCTACAAGTGGCTAGTAG GGTTGTATAATCAGCGGTGGATACCTGCATATGTGAAGCATATTTTTTGGGCGGGGATGCAGACGACTCAGAGGGTTGAGAGTATTAATAGTTTCTTCGACGGGTACTTGAAGAAGAATACGAGATTATATCAGTTTGCTCCTAGGTACTGCAAGGCCATGGAAATTAGGGCCAATGATGAAAAAGCTGCTGATGTGAACTGCTGTCGTTTTACTCGGTCTTTGGTTGGAGAGTTTGCTGTGGAGAGGAAGTTCCAGAAACTATATACGGATGCGAAGTTCGTTGAAGTCCAGATCCAATGTATGCGGGTATGTTACGTAACACCTATTACTTCGAAAGTAGTTTCTGATgtggaggttgagcatacggtgTCTGACAAAGTATGGGTATGGTCCAAGTTCTTGAGAAAGGAAATATCTTTGGCAGGCCGGAAGCGTATATACGTCGTGATGTTCAACAAGGAGACCTCTTTTGCAAAGTGTGACTGCAAACATTTCGAGTGCCACGGCATTATGTGTAGGCACATCATTAAGGTGTTGGACGTGGAGGATGTGGAAAATATGCCTGCTGGATATATAGTTGACCGATGGAGGAAAGATATACAACGCAAGCACACTCTTGTGAAGGTTGCTTATCATGATCCTGAGAAAACAGAAGAAGTTAAGCGCTATGACCGGATTATGAATGCGGTGGAACCTGCTGCCCTCCGTGGATCACTTTCCGAGCAgaagttggatttggtcatagaAGGTATTATGAATATTGTGTTACGTCTTGATGAGAGTGATGCTCTTTCAGCAGTTGGTGATAACGAAGCTGGTGCACTGACTTCCGGGGGGAACAGGATGGCGATTGTTGGTCCTACGACACCAGGCTCCGTTAACAAACCTCCAAACAGCGTTGGGGATGATACTACCACACTTACCCCCCCTATTATGGTTAAAGATCCTGTTCCGCGCGGTGGTTTAAAGGCTCACAGGACTCGTGAAAAAAGATTTTTACAACCAGGTGAGAATAAAAACCCCGCAAGGAAGCAAGTCAGGAAAAACAAGAGTGTTGTACCACAAGACTTTCCAGAAACCAGCAATTGTCAGAACACTTGCCTTCCTCAACACAACTACGTGCAGCCGCCAAACACCTTCCATCCTGGTTGGGGATCCCACGATCAATATGTGAGTGAATCACATACGCTACAAATTAAACTTAAACAAATATTGATGTGA
- the LOC110791032 gene encoding organelle RRM domain-containing protein 2, mitochondrial produces MAFAQNLRQIFSRASSASPILQSHLNSIRLNSTLTSPKLFVSGLSRMTTDEKFTEAFAAFGQLVEAKIVVDKPTGKSKGFGFVTYATVKEAEKARAEMNAKFLDGWVIFVDPAKPRESRPPQHESRATQPQQSGFSVNKTVGYYRQ; encoded by the exons ATGGCGTTTGCTCAGAATCTCCGTCAAATCTTCAGCAGAGCTTCATCTGCTTCCCCAATTCTTCAATCGCACCTCAATTCAATTCGCCTCAACTCCACGCTCACTTCTCCTAAGCTCTTCGTCAGCG GACTTAGCAGAATGACTACAGATGAAAAATTCACAGAAGCATTTGCTGCCTTTGGGCAACTTGTCGAAG CAAAAATTGTTGTAGATAAACCTACAGGGAAATCAAAGGGATTTGGTTTTGTAACATATGCCACTGTAAAAGAAGCCGAGAAAGCACGTGCAGAAATGAACGCTAAGTTCTTGGATGGATGGGTTATCTTTGTCGATCCTGCCAAGCCAAGGGAGTCTAGACCGCCTCAACATGAGTCACGGGCCACACAGCCTCAACAAAGTGGTTTTTCTGTAAACAAGACTGTCGGATATTACAGGCAATAG